The Geobacter sp. AOG2 genome includes a window with the following:
- a CDS encoding Fur family transcriptional regulator, with translation MKLTSQRLEIIDVLTRDKSHPSALSIFKKAREKYPAISLSTVYYTLALLKKHRLIRELEFEAMDNRYDMDTANHLNLICTNCGRIEDFADAVPVPPEVVEQRTGFAARDIRFEYYGLCRQCRK, from the coding sequence CTGAAGCTCACTTCCCAGCGTCTTGAGATCATAGATGTGCTCACCCGCGACAAAAGCCATCCCTCCGCCTTGTCCATCTTCAAGAAGGCCCGCGAGAAGTATCCCGCCATCAGTCTGTCCACGGTGTACTATACCCTGGCCCTGCTCAAGAAGCACCGGCTGATCAGGGAACTGGAGTTCGAGGCCATGGACAACCGGTACGATATGGATACGGCCAATCACCTCAATCTGATCTGTACCAATTGCGGCAGGATCGAGGACTTCGCCGACGCCGTTCCGGTGCCGCCCGAGGTGGTGGAGCAACGTACCGGCTTTGCGGCCCGCGATATCCGTTTCGAGTATTACGGGTTGTGCAGGCAGTGCCGTAAGTAG
- a CDS encoding Fur family transcriptional regulator translates to MAARRRNDDASPPGDGRPDCPPGHGTTRGRDAVMPDHNQQFCDYLGTRGLKLTRQRRLILTAFLAHGHGLSADELFRELRAHHHAVGYVTVYRTLKLLAGSGIAGAVRGDGSPTRYEHAADDRS, encoded by the coding sequence ATGGCTGCCCGGCGGCGGAATGACGACGCTTCGCCGCCGGGCGACGGGAGGCCCGACTGCCCGCCCGGCCACGGCACGACACGGGGGAGAGACGCTGTGATGCCGGACCATAACCAGCAATTTTGCGATTACCTCGGCACCAGGGGCCTCAAACTGACCAGGCAGCGGCGCCTCATCCTGACGGCGTTCCTTGCCCACGGGCACGGCCTGAGCGCGGACGAGCTCTTCCGGGAACTTCGCGCCCACCACCACGCCGTCGGTTACGTCACGGTCTACCGCACCCTGAAGCTGCTCGCCGGATCGGGGATCGCCGGAGCCGTCCGGGGAGACGGCAGCCCCACCCGTTACGAGCACGCCGCGGATGACAGGTCCTGA
- a CDS encoding bifunctional 2-polyprenyl-6-hydroxyphenol methylase/3-demethylubiquinol 3-O-methyltransferase UbiG, whose protein sequence is MCAAAESVRRYNRFFKSRNALTVLDYGTGTMRNARYLSEQGFTVYAADLPEQVKKLRCRPEARQVRRLLATDELPGSRLGVDLVLSTYVLNIIMAEDERHTYLETAVANLKPGGYLMMEVRCRRPDEACDDSCGGCLSPGACAKTLSHEELDALLLPHGMRRVSHYYRRHALAAIYRRDDTINDRGM, encoded by the coding sequence ATGTGCGCAGCAGCCGAAAGCGTCAGACGCTACAACCGTTTCTTCAAAAGCCGGAACGCCCTGACGGTGCTGGACTACGGCACCGGCACCATGCGTAATGCCCGTTATCTCTCGGAACAAGGCTTTACCGTGTATGCCGCGGACCTGCCGGAACAGGTGAAAAAGCTGCGGTGCCGCCCCGAAGCCCGACAGGTGCGGCGCCTGCTGGCCACGGACGAGCTTCCCGGCAGCCGGTTGGGCGTCGACCTGGTGCTTTCCACCTATGTCCTCAATATCATCATGGCAGAGGACGAGCGGCATACCTACCTGGAGACGGCCGTCGCCAACCTCAAGCCGGGCGGCTACCTGATGATGGAAGTGCGCTGCCGCCGACCGGACGAGGCATGCGACGATTCCTGCGGCGGCTGCCTTTCACCCGGCGCATGCGCCAAGACCCTCAGCCACGAGGAACTGGACGCCCTGCTTCTGCCCCACGGCATGCGGCGAGTCAGCCACTACTACCGCCGGCACGCCTTGGCGGCCATCTACCGCAGGGACGATACGATCAACGATCGGGGGATGTGA
- the rbr gene encoding rubrerythrin encodes MSLKGTRTEKNILTAFAGESQARNRYTYFAAQAKKDGYVQIAEIFEETANQEKEHAKRLFKFLEGGDVEISAAFPAGKIGTTVENLLASAQGEHHEQAEMYPEFAAIAKEEGFPVLAAVFTAIAVAEKQHEKRFRALQANIENDRVFRKDEPVVWRCRNCGYLHEGPAAPELCAACAHPKAHFELLAENY; translated from the coding sequence ATGTCACTGAAGGGAACCCGCACCGAGAAGAACATCCTCACCGCATTCGCCGGGGAGAGCCAGGCTCGCAACCGCTATACCTATTTCGCCGCGCAGGCGAAGAAAGACGGTTACGTGCAGATTGCCGAGATTTTCGAAGAAACGGCCAACCAGGAGAAGGAGCATGCCAAGCGGCTGTTCAAATTCCTGGAGGGGGGCGATGTGGAGATCAGCGCCGCGTTCCCGGCCGGGAAGATCGGGACCACCGTGGAAAATCTGCTGGCCTCCGCCCAGGGGGAACACCATGAACAGGCCGAGATGTACCCCGAATTCGCCGCCATCGCCAAGGAAGAAGGATTCCCCGTGCTGGCCGCCGTGTTCACGGCCATAGCCGTTGCCGAAAAGCAGCATGAAAAACGTTTCAGGGCCCTGCAGGCCAATATCGAGAACGACCGGGTCTTCCGCAAGGACGAGCCGGTGGTCTGGAGATGCCGCAACTGCGGCTACCTTCACGAGGGGCCTGCCGCCCCGGAGTTGTGCGCAGCCTGCGCCCATCCCAAGGCCCATTTCGAACTGCTGGCCGAGAATTACTGA
- a CDS encoding cytochrome-c peroxidase, with the protein MKRFRMSLVVVLTLAVCVGQAVAAEDLQARAKALFKPIPAKPPVLKGNPATPARVELGAKLYFDPRLSRSQLISCNTCHNAGLAGTDLQVTSTGHGWQKGPRNAPTVLNSVYNIAQFWDGRAKDLAEQAKGPVQASVEMNNTPDLVLQTLKSMPGYVKLFKKAFPGEKEPLTFDNMAKAIEVFEATLITPDAPFDRYIKGDRKAMGVRETAGLKLFIEKGCVACHGGLNLGGSGYYPFGVVAKPAENILPRKDKGRLAVTNTSADEYVFRAPSLRNVAVTAPYFHSGVVWSLREAVDVMGSAQFGIHLSDEESGDIVAFLGSLTGKQPKLVYPLLPASTDATPRPTL; encoded by the coding sequence ATGAAACGTTTCCGCATGTCGCTCGTTGTGGTGCTGACGCTGGCAGTTTGCGTTGGCCAAGCCGTTGCCGCGGAGGATTTGCAGGCCCGCGCCAAGGCCCTTTTTAAGCCGATCCCGGCCAAACCGCCCGTTCTGAAAGGCAATCCGGCCACACCCGCCAGGGTTGAACTGGGTGCCAAGCTCTACTTCGATCCGCGTCTTTCCAGGTCCCAGCTCATCAGCTGCAACACCTGTCACAATGCGGGGTTGGCCGGAACGGATCTGCAGGTGACCTCGACCGGCCACGGGTGGCAAAAAGGGCCGCGCAACGCCCCGACCGTGCTGAACTCCGTCTACAATATTGCACAGTTCTGGGACGGCCGGGCCAAGGACCTGGCCGAACAGGCCAAAGGGCCGGTGCAGGCATCGGTCGAGATGAACAATACACCTGACCTGGTACTGCAGACCCTGAAGAGCATGCCCGGGTACGTGAAGCTGTTCAAAAAAGCCTTCCCCGGTGAGAAGGAACCTCTGACGTTCGATAATATGGCCAAGGCCATCGAGGTCTTCGAGGCGACCCTGATCACGCCGGATGCCCCCTTTGACCGCTACATCAAAGGGGACCGCAAGGCTATGGGCGTACGGGAAACCGCCGGGCTCAAACTCTTCATCGAAAAGGGATGCGTCGCCTGTCACGGCGGCCTCAACCTGGGCGGTTCCGGTTACTACCCCTTCGGCGTTGTGGCCAAACCGGCCGAGAACATCCTGCCGCGGAAGGACAAGGGGCGGCTTGCCGTCACCAATACCTCGGCGGATGAGTACGTATTCAGGGCGCCGTCGCTGCGAAACGTCGCCGTCACGGCCCCCTATTTCCACTCAGGCGTGGTCTGGAGCCTGAGAGAGGCTGTTGACGTCATGGGGTCGGCCCAATTCGGCATCCACCTCAGCGATGAGGAAAGCGGCGACATCGTCGCGTTTCTCGGGAGCCTGACCGGTAAACAGCCCAAGCTCGTCTATCCCCTTTTGCCGGCCAGCACCGATGCAACACCTCGCCCCACGCTGTAG
- a CDS encoding FeoB-associated Cys-rich membrane protein, with the protein MGTMDIVLMAAILGGAAWVLYRSLWKKKGHCHGCDGGGCNDK; encoded by the coding sequence ATGGGAACAATGGATATCGTGCTGATGGCCGCCATACTGGGCGGCGCCGCCTGGGTGCTCTACCGCTCGCTCTGGAAGAAAAAGGGGCATTGTCACGGTTGCGACGGCGGCGGGTGCAACGACAAGTGA
- a CDS encoding PAS domain-containing sensor histidine kinase: MEQDWQQQRDAVIGLGNMSGRKSFFPELQRRLEEIEENRELLASVIDSIPSPVFYKDLDGVYLNCNEAFARSMGIPRERIIGSTVYDVAPRELAEIYHRADADLMARGGTQVYETALRHADGTLHDVLFYKSVILRANGELRGLVGVVLDISERKQAENALRESEERFRTIFDLIGDAVFIHDLDSGAILDVNQTMCDLFGYSREEACRLDVEALSAGEPTHSQNEAMAWMRRAAAGEPQVFEWLGKRKNGELFWLEVNMRRAMIGSAERLIVAARDISDRKQAEAENRILSEQLAQAQKIESVGRLAGGIAHDFNNLLTPIIVYVQLLMKDFPDNERANKRLEQVLLAASRAKELTQQLLSFGRKQQLTMRVLDLNAVISGFCDILRRTIRESIEIRVYPGQGLPCIRADQTQLEQILMNLAINAQDAIAANGAITIETALVSLDGTYSRQHAKIMPGEYVMLSVSDTGHGMAPETLEQIFEPFFTTKESGLGTGLGLATVYGIVKQHNGNIWVYSEPSRGTVFKVYFPCVEQKPEERKELPGKMKEVRRENGVILLAEDNEMVRAMAFELLSESGYEVLAAENSDAAEKLAAERQIDLLLSDVVMPKVSGPELYARLSMIQPGLRVLYMSGYTDNGAVHHGIFDEKLNFIQKPFTADALLTKIREMLA, encoded by the coding sequence ATGGAGCAGGACTGGCAACAGCAACGCGATGCCGTTATCGGCCTGGGCAACATGTCGGGGCGAAAGAGTTTTTTCCCCGAACTGCAGCGCAGGCTCGAAGAGATTGAGGAAAACCGCGAGTTGCTGGCCAGCGTCATCGACTCCATCCCCAGCCCGGTCTTCTACAAGGATCTGGACGGCGTCTATCTCAACTGCAACGAGGCCTTTGCCCGCAGCATGGGGATCCCCCGGGAGAGGATCATCGGCAGCACGGTCTACGACGTCGCGCCCAGGGAACTGGCCGAGATTTACCATCGCGCCGATGCCGACCTGATGGCGCGCGGGGGCACGCAGGTCTACGAGACCGCCCTCCGCCACGCCGACGGCACGCTGCACGACGTGTTGTTTTACAAGTCGGTCATCCTGCGCGCAAACGGCGAACTGCGCGGCCTGGTCGGCGTGGTGCTGGACATCAGCGAGAGGAAACAGGCAGAGAATGCCCTGCGGGAAAGCGAAGAACGCTTTCGCACCATCTTCGACCTGATCGGCGATGCCGTCTTTATTCATGATCTGGACAGCGGGGCGATCCTGGACGTCAACCAGACCATGTGCGACCTGTTCGGCTACAGTCGTGAAGAGGCCTGCCGCCTCGACGTGGAGGCGCTCAGCGCCGGCGAACCGACCCATTCCCAGAACGAAGCAATGGCCTGGATGCGGCGGGCGGCAGCCGGCGAACCACAGGTATTCGAATGGCTGGGCAAGCGTAAAAACGGTGAGCTTTTCTGGCTTGAGGTCAATATGCGCCGGGCCATGATCGGCTCCGCCGAACGCCTGATCGTTGCCGCCCGGGACATCAGCGACCGCAAGCAGGCCGAAGCGGAAAACAGGATCTTGTCCGAACAACTGGCCCAGGCCCAGAAGATCGAATCCGTCGGGCGGCTGGCGGGCGGGATTGCCCACGACTTCAACAACCTGCTGACCCCGATCATCGTCTACGTTCAACTGCTGATGAAGGATTTCCCGGACAACGAGCGGGCGAACAAACGCCTGGAACAAGTGCTGCTGGCGGCATCGCGGGCCAAGGAGTTGACCCAGCAGCTTCTCAGCTTCGGCCGGAAGCAGCAGTTGACGATGAGGGTACTTGACCTGAATGCGGTCATTTCCGGTTTTTGCGATATCCTGCGCAGGACCATCAGGGAAAGCATCGAGATCAGGGTATATCCGGGCCAGGGATTACCATGCATCCGCGCCGACCAGACCCAACTGGAACAGATCCTGATGAACCTTGCCATTAACGCTCAGGACGCCATCGCCGCGAATGGCGCCATAACCATCGAAACGGCCCTGGTATCGCTTGATGGGACCTATTCCCGGCAGCACGCCAAGATCATGCCGGGAGAGTATGTCATGCTTTCCGTGAGCGACACGGGGCACGGCATGGCGCCCGAGACCCTGGAACAGATCTTCGAACCGTTTTTCACCACCAAGGAAAGCGGACTCGGCACGGGCCTGGGCCTGGCAACGGTGTACGGCATCGTCAAACAGCACAATGGGAACATCTGGGTCTACAGCGAGCCGTCCCGGGGCACGGTGTTCAAGGTCTATTTTCCCTGTGTCGAACAAAAGCCCGAGGAACGTAAGGAGCTGCCGGGTAAAATGAAAGAGGTGCGGCGGGAAAACGGCGTCATACTCCTGGCTGAAGACAACGAGATGGTGCGCGCCATGGCCTTTGAACTGTTGAGCGAGAGCGGCTACGAGGTGCTGGCCGCCGAGAATAGCGACGCAGCCGAGAAACTGGCGGCGGAAAGGCAGATCGACCTGCTGCTGAGCGATGTGGTCATGCCCAAGGTAAGCGGTCCCGAGCTCTACGCCCGTCTGTCGATGATCCAGCCCGGCCTGCGGGTGCTCTACATGTCGGGCTATACCGACAACGGGGCTGTCCACCACGGCATCTTCGACGAAAAGCTGAACTTCATCCAGAAGCCCTTCACCGCGGACGCACTGCTGACCAAGATCAGGGAGATGCTGGCGTAG
- the ercA gene encoding alcohol dehydrogenase-like regulatory protein ErcA, whose amino-acid sequence MRMSAIELRKFVAPEIIFGSGAIERVGQYAALYGARKALVVSDPGVIAAGWTGLVFAALNEAGIDHVSFSGVSPNPRTDEVMCGAEAHRSGACDLIVAVGGGSPLDCAKGIGIVVSNRGNVLDYEGIDRIPVPMPPLICIPTTAGTSADVSQFAIISDRARHTKIAIISKAVVPDVAIIDPRTLTTMDSYLTACTGMDALVHAIEAYVSNAHSPLTDNHALQAIRLIRKHLLPSIAAPHDLDHRSQMMLGSLEAGLAFSNASLGAVHAMAHSLGGLLDLPHGECNAMLLEHVISYNFAQAGDRYRDVGCALGLDAEKMDQAECRAAVFGEVRRLRTAAGISGGLGDRGVRSGDLGDLAANALRDACMVTNPRHPRHQRDIEVIYEEAL is encoded by the coding sequence ATGCGGATGAGTGCGATTGAACTACGAAAGTTCGTGGCACCCGAGATCATCTTCGGGTCCGGCGCGATTGAACGGGTCGGCCAGTATGCCGCCCTGTACGGTGCCCGAAAGGCCCTGGTCGTATCGGACCCCGGCGTGATCGCGGCCGGCTGGACCGGACTTGTGTTTGCGGCGCTGAACGAGGCGGGCATCGATCACGTGTCGTTCTCGGGCGTTTCGCCCAACCCGCGGACCGACGAGGTGATGTGCGGGGCCGAAGCGCACCGGAGCGGGGCCTGCGACCTGATTGTGGCGGTGGGGGGCGGCAGCCCCCTGGATTGTGCCAAGGGTATCGGCATCGTGGTGTCCAACCGGGGAAACGTCCTGGACTACGAGGGCATCGACAGGATCCCGGTGCCCATGCCGCCGCTGATCTGTATCCCCACCACAGCCGGGACATCGGCCGACGTTTCCCAGTTCGCCATCATTTCCGACCGGGCGCGCCACACCAAGATCGCGATCATCAGCAAGGCCGTGGTCCCCGACGTGGCCATCATCGATCCCCGGACCCTGACCACCATGGATTCCTACCTGACCGCCTGTACGGGCATGGATGCCCTGGTGCACGCCATCGAGGCCTATGTGTCCAACGCCCATTCCCCCCTGACCGACAACCATGCCCTGCAGGCGATCCGCCTGATCCGCAAGCACCTGCTTCCCTCCATCGCCGCACCCCACGACCTGGATCATCGCAGCCAGATGATGCTGGGAAGCCTTGAGGCCGGGTTGGCATTCTCCAATGCGAGCCTGGGGGCGGTTCATGCCATGGCGCACAGCCTGGGGGGCCTCCTTGACCTGCCCCATGGGGAGTGCAACGCCATGCTGCTCGAACATGTCATCTCATACAATTTTGCCCAGGCGGGAGACCGTTACCGCGATGTGGGGTGCGCGCTCGGGCTCGACGCGGAAAAAATGGACCAGGCGGAATGCCGGGCGGCGGTATTCGGCGAGGTGCGCCGGTTGCGCACCGCTGCGGGCATCTCCGGCGGCCTGGGGGATCGCGGCGTGCGGAGCGGCGATCTGGGCGACCTGGCGGCCAATGCGTTGCGGGACGCCTGCATGGTCACCAATCCCCGCCATCCCCGCCATCAGCGGGATATCGAAGTCATCTACGAAGAGGCGCTCTGA
- a CDS encoding diacylglycerol kinase family protein → MYTSPFLVINPDSGSFSRRRIAQVVDGLRRCGLPPVIHPIRNPAEALPCCQAIRRVREHPFIIVAAGDGTFNAVINGLGPGPATLAVLPLGTSNVLAAEVGISSLADGIARICAGRTMPLSVGLLELAASRRYFALMAGSGLDGAVVEGVRAREKRVLKQGAYALSAFRTALGWDKGMQEVVADGERCLCHTAVVCNASRYGGPFRLSPGSDLFRRGFEVACVTSSHRRGYLTIAKKLLMGQPMPETVVTRLTATEVELRGTKPIQLDGDFVGHGPARITAVADFARLIV, encoded by the coding sequence ATGTACACCAGCCCCTTCCTGGTCATAAATCCCGATTCCGGCAGTTTCAGCCGCAGGCGCATTGCGCAGGTGGTGGACGGCCTCAGGCGTTGCGGTCTGCCTCCCGTCATCCATCCGATCCGGAATCCCGCCGAGGCGCTCCCGTGTTGCCAGGCGATCCGCCGGGTGCGGGAACACCCGTTCATTATCGTTGCCGCCGGAGACGGCACGTTCAACGCCGTCATCAACGGCCTCGGTCCCGGACCGGCGACCCTGGCGGTGTTGCCGCTGGGCACCTCCAATGTCCTGGCGGCGGAGGTGGGGATCTCGTCCCTTGCGGACGGGATTGCGCGGATCTGCGCGGGCCGGACCATGCCGCTGTCGGTCGGGCTTCTGGAACTGGCGGCAAGCCGCCGTTATTTCGCCCTGATGGCGGGCAGCGGGTTGGACGGGGCCGTGGTGGAGGGCGTGAGGGCACGGGAGAAGCGGGTGCTGAAACAGGGTGCCTATGCCTTGTCGGCATTCAGGACGGCGCTGGGGTGGGACAAGGGCATGCAGGAGGTCGTGGCGGACGGTGAACGATGCCTCTGCCATACGGCGGTGGTATGCAACGCCTCGCGCTACGGCGGCCCGTTCCGGCTCTCGCCCGGCAGCGACCTGTTCCGCCGCGGCTTTGAGGTCGCCTGTGTCACGAGCAGCCACCGGCGGGGGTACCTGACGATCGCAAAAAAACTCCTCATGGGCCAACCGATGCCGGAGACGGTCGTTACCCGGCTCACCGCCACGGAGGTCGAATTGCGGGGAACGAAGCCGATTCAGCTCGATGGGGATTTTGTCGGGCATGGTCCGGCGAGGATCACGGCGGTGGCCGATTTTGCCCGGCTCATCGTTTAG